In the genome of Natronorubrum sediminis, one region contains:
- a CDS encoding M20 family metallopeptidase, with protein MSRDDPSGTAPAESESTGSADTPSPAFDPVSFLETAVQHPSHEDIGPMRELLCETLEANGVDPHVDEHGNVLATRGQVDADTHVVLNTHIDTVSPHVPFEREIDGSDGYPETDGEIICGRGSCDAKGPLAAMLAAFFAVDLSSGAGRVTLAITPDEEVLSIGAYELVSSANSPTRDADAVIVGEPTDLDVCTAAKGRFQGTIHLTGANAHAAEPETGINAVAALEPVLETIRTFDERDDAPPTHPQLGGATLTPTVVSGGEATNQVPADCALTVDRRSVPPETAEDFHAALTDQLEAAVPTGVGVEFHFTDRPTPFLEAWDTDPDARIVDVLADAAGGNVRPFSAATEASYFAQDAPTVVFGPGVLADENGAVAHAPREYVRVEAVREAARALEETLQTVLE; from the coding sequence GTGAGCAGAGACGACCCATCCGGAACGGCTCCGGCCGAGAGCGAGTCGACGGGCAGCGCCGACACTCCGTCCCCCGCGTTCGACCCCGTTTCGTTCCTCGAGACGGCCGTACAACACCCCTCCCACGAGGATATCGGACCGATGCGGGAGTTGCTGTGTGAGACGCTCGAGGCAAACGGCGTCGACCCACACGTCGACGAGCACGGAAACGTCCTCGCGACGCGAGGCCAGGTCGATGCGGACACGCACGTCGTATTGAACACGCACATCGACACCGTCTCGCCCCACGTCCCGTTCGAGCGGGAGATCGACGGAAGCGATGGATACCCCGAAACTGACGGCGAGATCATCTGTGGCCGTGGCTCCTGTGACGCGAAGGGACCCCTCGCCGCCATGCTCGCGGCCTTCTTCGCGGTCGACCTCTCGAGTGGGGCCGGCCGCGTGACACTCGCGATCACGCCCGACGAGGAGGTGCTTTCGATCGGCGCGTACGAACTGGTCTCGAGTGCGAACTCGCCGACGCGAGACGCCGACGCCGTGATCGTCGGCGAACCGACCGACCTCGACGTCTGTACGGCAGCGAAAGGTCGGTTTCAGGGAACGATTCACCTGACGGGTGCGAACGCCCACGCCGCCGAACCCGAAACCGGGATCAACGCCGTCGCTGCCCTCGAACCCGTCCTCGAGACGATCCGGACGTTCGACGAGCGCGACGACGCCCCGCCGACGCACCCCCAACTCGGTGGGGCGACGCTCACGCCGACCGTCGTATCCGGTGGTGAGGCGACCAATCAAGTGCCCGCCGACTGCGCGCTGACGGTCGACCGACGAAGCGTCCCGCCCGAAACGGCGGAGGACTTCCACGCCGCGTTGACGGACCAACTCGAGGCTGCGGTTCCGACGGGAGTCGGCGTCGAGTTCCACTTTACCGACCGACCGACACCGTTCCTCGAGGCGTGGGATACCGACCCCGACGCACGGATCGTCGACGTGCTCGCCGACGCCGCGGGCGGTAACGTCCGACCGTTTTCGGCGGCGACGGAGGCGTCGTACTTCGCACAGGACGCGCCGACGGTCGTCTTCGGACCCGGCGTGCTCGCCGACGAGAACGGTGCCGTCGCCCACGCTCCTCGAGAGTACGTCCGAGTCGAAGCCGTCCGCGAGGCCGCACGCGCACTCGAGGAGACGCTACAGACGGTTCTCGAGTGA
- a CDS encoding CPBP family intramembrane glutamic endopeptidase, protein MASSRRSTAISHRLRVLGLCFALAIGGWLTGFAATLGVELHVLAAGYDIRAIMQIGSSVAFNVVGAAGVALTYLIVRRNGFDLPFVLEFLRIRKPTIWDMLWIAVGLWGAFAVVMGYQVFIEFVDPFGTGGEGETHSSIEDGRQYPSLFLVAIPIALFLTGPGEELLYRGVVQSRLGEAFPSSLAVLLSSLVFAAVHLPVYMGEEFGAVLVSLGTVFALGLYLGILYELSDTLVVPALIHGGYNALVYYSNYVTYA, encoded by the coding sequence ATGGCCTCGAGCAGGCGTTCGACGGCGATCTCTCACCGACTTCGCGTGCTGGGGCTCTGTTTCGCTCTCGCGATCGGTGGCTGGCTGACCGGATTCGCCGCGACGCTGGGTGTCGAACTCCACGTCCTCGCCGCTGGCTACGATATTCGGGCGATTATGCAGATCGGCTCGTCGGTCGCGTTCAACGTCGTCGGCGCTGCTGGGGTCGCGCTCACGTACCTCATCGTCCGTCGAAACGGGTTCGACCTGCCGTTCGTCCTCGAGTTTCTTCGAATTCGTAAGCCGACGATCTGGGACATGCTGTGGATCGCCGTCGGGCTGTGGGGGGCGTTTGCCGTCGTCATGGGGTATCAGGTGTTCATCGAGTTCGTCGATCCGTTTGGAACGGGTGGTGAGGGCGAGACACACTCGTCGATCGAAGACGGGCGGCAGTACCCGTCGCTCTTCTTGGTCGCCATCCCGATCGCCCTCTTTCTGACCGGCCCTGGCGAAGAACTGCTCTATCGCGGCGTCGTTCAGTCACGTCTCGGCGAGGCGTTCCCGTCGTCGCTCGCCGTTCTCCTCTCGTCGCTCGTCTTCGCAGCCGTCCACCTCCCGGTGTACATGGGCGAGGAGTTCGGTGCCGTACTCGTCAGTCTCGGCACGGTGTTCGCACTCGGACTCTACCTCGGTATCCTCTACGAACTCTCCGATACCCTCGTCGTCCCCGCACTCATTCACGGCGGATACAACGCCCTCGTCTACTACTCGAACTACGTCACGTACGCCTGA
- a CDS encoding HalX domain-containing protein produces MSTKPDILVVDDENRLADLYTEWLQQDGWSVETAYNGETALERLTASIEIVLLDRRMPDQTGEDVLETIRDGGYDARVVMATAVDPDFDIIEMGFDDYLVKPISQTELLTAVDHVTQRATYESDMQTYYTLVSKKALLESKKPASELDGNEEYQTLCTRVEELEEQTDATVSSLRDHDEFVGVFRDISSEN; encoded by the coding sequence GTGAGCACCAAACCAGACATCCTCGTCGTCGACGACGAGAATCGACTTGCCGATCTGTACACCGAGTGGCTTCAACAAGACGGATGGTCCGTCGAGACGGCCTACAACGGCGAAACAGCCCTCGAGAGGCTCACGGCGTCCATCGAAATCGTTCTGTTAGACCGTCGGATGCCGGATCAAACCGGCGAGGATGTCCTCGAAACGATTCGAGACGGCGGATACGACGCACGCGTCGTCATGGCGACGGCGGTCGATCCCGACTTCGACATCATCGAAATGGGCTTCGACGACTACTTGGTCAAACCCATCTCACAAACGGAACTCCTCACCGCGGTCGATCACGTCACACAACGTGCTACCTACGAGTCGGATATGCAGACGTACTACACGCTCGTCTCGAAGAAAGCGCTACTTGAGTCAAAAAAACCCGCTTCAGAACTGGACGGTAACGAAGAATATCAGACGCTCTGTACACGCGTCGAAGAACTCGAGGAACAGACCGACGCGACCGTCTCGAGCCTTCGAGATCACGACGAGTTCGTCGGCGTCTTCCGGGACATCTCATCCGAAAACTAA
- a CDS encoding acyl-CoA dehydrogenase family protein: protein MELLEDSVVPEHARDVKAEAREFAREHIEPNAQEHFQEGTYPEEILEAGQEAGLVAQDIPEAWGGRGFDLPQLLALTEEFYRADAGIALTLQLASFGCEITYEHGTDEQCEEFVRPVAEGEMRSGLAVSEPDTGSDLTGMETTAERDGEEYVLNGEKYWIGNGVEADWVTLYARTDDDETNRYGNHSLFIVPTDTDGYDAEHIPEKMAMRASKQAHIELEDCRIPAENLIGAEGAGFWLLAEFFNHGRIVVSAHGLGLGAAAIEETWAFVHDREQFGRSISDFQAVQHGLAEMLMAFERARALTWRACRKVENGDDVGYWAALSKTNATEMAVDVAERGMQFHGGRSILDERRIARVYRDVRIPVIYEGSNEIQRNLIYGQAPRS, encoded by the coding sequence ATGGAGTTACTCGAGGACAGTGTCGTCCCGGAGCACGCACGCGACGTCAAAGCCGAAGCCCGCGAGTTCGCGCGTGAACACATCGAACCCAACGCACAGGAGCACTTTCAGGAGGGAACGTATCCGGAGGAGATCCTCGAGGCGGGCCAGGAGGCGGGTCTCGTTGCACAGGATATTCCGGAAGCATGGGGTGGACGCGGGTTCGACCTCCCCCAACTGCTCGCACTGACGGAGGAGTTCTATCGGGCGGACGCGGGCATCGCGTTGACGCTCCAACTGGCGAGTTTCGGCTGTGAGATCACGTACGAACACGGCACCGACGAACAGTGCGAGGAGTTCGTTCGCCCGGTTGCCGAGGGGGAGATGCGTTCGGGGCTCGCGGTTTCAGAGCCCGACACCGGCAGCGACCTCACGGGTATGGAGACCACCGCGGAACGAGACGGCGAGGAGTACGTCCTCAACGGCGAGAAGTACTGGATCGGAAACGGCGTCGAAGCGGACTGGGTCACCCTCTACGCGCGGACGGACGACGACGAGACCAACCGCTACGGCAACCACTCGCTGTTCATCGTTCCGACCGATACCGACGGGTACGACGCCGAGCACATCCCCGAGAAGATGGCGATGCGCGCCTCGAAGCAGGCTCACATCGAACTCGAGGACTGTCGTATCCCCGCGGAAAACCTAATCGGTGCGGAAGGTGCGGGCTTCTGGCTGCTCGCCGAATTCTTCAATCACGGCCGTATCGTCGTCTCGGCACACGGCCTGGGATTGGGAGCGGCAGCGATCGAGGAAACTTGGGCGTTCGTCCACGACCGCGAGCAGTTCGGCCGGTCGATCAGCGACTTTCAGGCGGTCCAACACGGCCTCGCGGAGATGTTGATGGCCTTCGAACGCGCTCGAGCACTCACCTGGCGTGCCTGCCGGAAGGTCGAGAATGGCGACGACGTGGGATACTGGGCGGCGTTGTCGAAGACGAACGCGACGGAGATGGCGGTCGACGTCGCCGAACGAGGCATGCAGTTTCACGGTGGGCGGTCGATACTCGACGAGCGCCGAATCGCTCGCGTCTATCGCGACGTGCGCATTCCAGTCATCTACGAGGGATCGAACGAAATCCAGCGAAACCTGATCTACGGGCAGGCACCGAGGAGCTAA
- a CDS encoding cupin domain-containing protein, which yields MTYRKVNYEDVDQVSSAMHFLSDPLETEQVGVTVARCDPGWNSKPHDHTDNEHEEVYVLIEGAATVVVDDEPVEMETGDALWLPPESTRQIRNGDEESAFVLVSAPSIGDENGDDERLLSGFAG from the coding sequence ATGACCTATCGGAAAGTGAACTACGAGGATGTCGATCAGGTCTCGAGTGCGATGCACTTCCTGAGCGATCCGCTCGAGACCGAGCAGGTCGGCGTGACGGTCGCACGGTGTGATCCGGGCTGGAACAGCAAACCACACGACCACACCGACAACGAGCACGAGGAGGTGTACGTCCTGATCGAGGGCGCTGCGACCGTCGTCGTCGACGACGAACCGGTCGAGATGGAGACCGGCGATGCACTCTGGCTTCCGCCGGAATCGACGCGTCAGATTCGAAACGGCGACGAAGAGAGCGCGTTCGTCCTCGTCAGCGCGCCCAGTATCGGTGACGAAAACGGCGACGACGAGCGACTGCTCTCCGGATTCGCCGGGTGA
- the nikR gene encoding nickel-responsive transcriptional regulator NikR, producing MAVVSVSMPDELLERLDQFADDHGYTGRSEVVREASRNLLGEFEDTRLEERELMGIVTVLFDYETTSVEERMMHLRHEHEDLVASNFHSHVGDHYCMELFVLEGELEDISTFVGKIRATKDALTVDYSVIPVDSFDPISQDG from the coding sequence ATGGCAGTCGTCAGCGTCTCGATGCCGGACGAACTTCTCGAGCGACTCGATCAGTTTGCAGATGACCACGGCTACACCGGCCGCAGCGAAGTCGTCAGAGAGGCGTCTCGAAACCTCCTCGGCGAGTTCGAGGACACCCGTCTCGAGGAACGCGAACTGATGGGAATCGTCACCGTGCTCTTCGATTACGAAACCACGAGCGTCGAAGAGCGGATGATGCACCTTCGACACGAACACGAGGATCTCGTCGCCTCGAACTTCCACAGCCACGTCGGCGACCACTACTGCATGGAACTGTTCGTCCTCGAGGGCGAACTCGAGGATATCTCGACGTTCGTCGGGAAAATTCGAGCGACGAAGGACGCGTTGACGGTCGACTATTCGGTAATCCCGGTCGACAGTTTCGATCCGATTTCTCAGGACGGGTGA
- the purB gene encoding adenylosuccinate lyase, protein MTETDALYAVSPLDGRYGSRTAPLSPYVSEAALMRARVRVEVEYLFALADVAATPLEIDADERDQLRGLYEHFAEEDARLIKTLETEGYAEFEATNHDVKAVEYFIRHRLAEDSDASAWIHFGLTSEDVNNLAHRLLVRDAVDEVLLPALYDVRDWLAEMAQNYRDLPMLARTHGQPATPTTFGKEMAVYAARLGRTTGRIRQATDELRGKLGGASGTYAAHHAAYPDVDWPAFAEEFVTDLGLEFESLTTQVNPCDDLAAVFDAFRGANDVLLDLDLDMWLYVSDRYLGQEAVEGETGSSTMPHKVNPIDFENSEGNLSKANSDLTFLADYITTSRLQRDLSDSTVKRNIGAAFAHCLIGYRKTESGLEKVVPTEAVMRDDLESTPEIIGEAVQTILRREGQEDAYEKVKAVTRGKDVTLEDFRDMFDELAVDEDVRKELHALTPTGYTGVADELVDEIE, encoded by the coding sequence ATGACCGAAACCGACGCCCTGTACGCCGTTTCGCCACTCGACGGCCGCTACGGCAGCCGGACTGCGCCACTGTCGCCGTACGTCAGCGAGGCCGCGCTCATGCGTGCACGCGTCCGCGTCGAAGTCGAGTACCTGTTCGCACTCGCCGACGTAGCGGCGACGCCACTCGAGATCGACGCCGACGAACGCGACCAGCTTCGAGGCCTGTACGAACACTTCGCGGAGGAAGACGCACGATTGATCAAGACGCTCGAGACGGAGGGCTACGCCGAGTTCGAGGCGACCAATCACGACGTCAAAGCCGTCGAGTACTTCATCCGCCATCGGCTGGCCGAGGACAGCGACGCCTCGGCGTGGATCCACTTCGGGTTGACCAGCGAGGACGTGAACAACTTGGCACATCGACTGCTCGTCCGCGATGCAGTCGACGAAGTACTCCTCCCGGCGCTGTACGACGTTCGAGATTGGCTCGCTGAGATGGCACAGAACTACCGCGACCTCCCGATGCTCGCACGAACTCACGGTCAGCCCGCGACGCCGACGACCTTCGGCAAGGAGATGGCCGTCTACGCCGCCCGATTGGGTCGCACGACGGGTCGTATTCGGCAGGCGACGGACGAACTCCGCGGGAAACTCGGCGGTGCGTCGGGGACGTACGCTGCCCACCACGCCGCGTACCCGGACGTCGACTGGCCGGCATTCGCCGAAGAGTTCGTGACGGATCTCGGACTCGAGTTCGAATCGCTCACGACGCAGGTCAACCCCTGTGACGACCTCGCGGCCGTTTTCGACGCCTTCCGCGGGGCGAACGACGTGCTCCTCGATCTCGATCTGGATATGTGGCTCTACGTCTCGGATCGCTACCTCGGACAGGAGGCCGTCGAGGGTGAAACGGGCTCCTCGACGATGCCCCACAAGGTTAACCCGATCGACTTCGAGAACAGCGAGGGCAACCTCTCGAAGGCGAACTCGGATCTCACCTTCCTCGCCGACTACATCACGACCTCGAGACTCCAGCGGGATCTCTCCGATTCGACGGTCAAGCGAAATATCGGCGCGGCCTTCGCTCACTGTTTGATCGGCTACCGCAAAACCGAATCCGGTCTCGAGAAGGTCGTCCCGACCGAAGCCGTCATGCGCGACGACCTCGAGTCGACGCCCGAAATCATCGGCGAGGCCGTCCAGACGATCCTCCGCCGGGAAGGCCAAGAAGACGCCTACGAGAAGGTCAAAGCCGTCACGCGCGGAAAGGACGTTACGCTCGAGGACTTCCGTGACATGTTCGACGAACTCGCGGTCGACGAAGACGTTCGCAAGGAACTCCACGCGCTGACGCCGACGGGCTATACGGGGGTTGCGGACGAGTTGGTCGACGAGATCGAATAG
- the purH gene encoding bifunctional phosphoribosylaminoimidazolecarboxamide formyltransferase/IMP cyclohydrolase: MTRIAGMAGNRGRNLLNIADRRPGGADLAVVLTNNDDAPVLEAAAERDIPTEVVPVEDGMDRATHEEAVLEALSGYDFDLVCLDGYMRILSETFLSEAPTTLNVHPSLLPAFPGMDAWGDALEANVSVTGCTVHVVTDATDAAGEILESEVDAGPIVTQEPIPVYEGDDEESLKERVLYEGEFRAYPRAVKWFAEGAVDVHTATGEVTVDADVASTDADDHDGLPARRLVSDDRADTLRYGENPHQDAAVYADYTTDEASVVHADQLNEGAKALSYNNYNDADGALNLIKEFDEPAAAVIKHTNPAGCATADNLAEAYEKALSTDPMSAFGGIVALNRECDAKTAELVIDSFKEVVVAPGYTDDALEVLFEKDNLRVLDVGELGERTERFTEKPLVGGRLVQERDLQSISVDDLEVVTEREPSDEELESMVFAWQTLKHVKSNGILFADGTETVGVGMGQVSRVDAVRLAAMKADEHAEGKDAEGAVMASDAFFPFPDGIEEAAKAGIEAVVQPGGSVNDDDVIEAADEHDIAMAFTGQRSFRHD, from the coding sequence ATGACGCGAATCGCCGGGATGGCCGGCAACCGAGGGCGCAACCTGTTGAACATCGCCGACCGACGACCGGGAGGAGCCGACCTCGCCGTCGTCCTCACGAACAATGACGACGCGCCGGTGCTCGAGGCCGCCGCCGAGCGCGATATTCCGACCGAAGTCGTCCCGGTCGAGGACGGGATGGATCGAGCGACCCACGAAGAGGCCGTCCTCGAGGCCCTCTCGGGGTACGACTTCGACCTCGTCTGTCTCGACGGCTACATGCGGATCCTCTCGGAGACGTTCCTTTCGGAGGCTCCAACGACGCTGAACGTTCACCCCTCCTTGCTGCCCGCGTTCCCCGGCATGGACGCCTGGGGCGACGCACTCGAGGCGAACGTCTCCGTGACGGGTTGTACGGTCCACGTCGTCACCGACGCAACGGACGCAGCTGGGGAAATTCTCGAGAGCGAGGTCGACGCCGGCCCGATCGTCACGCAGGAGCCGATTCCGGTCTACGAGGGTGACGACGAGGAGAGTCTGAAGGAGCGGGTCCTCTACGAAGGCGAGTTCCGCGCGTACCCGCGGGCGGTGAAGTGGTTCGCCGAGGGCGCTGTAGATGTTCATACGGCCACAGGAGAGGTCACCGTCGACGCCGACGTAGCGAGCACGGACGCAGACGACCACGACGGCCTCCCAGCCCGACGCCTCGTCTCCGACGACCGAGCGGATACGCTCCGATACGGCGAAAACCCACATCAGGACGCCGCGGTCTACGCAGACTACACCACCGACGAGGCCAGCGTCGTCCACGCCGATCAGTTGAACGAGGGCGCAAAGGCGCTCAGTTACAACAACTACAACGACGCTGACGGCGCACTGAACCTGATCAAAGAGTTCGACGAGCCCGCAGCGGCAGTCATCAAACACACCAACCCCGCAGGCTGTGCTACGGCGGACAACCTGGCCGAGGCCTACGAGAAGGCCCTCTCGACGGATCCGATGAGCGCCTTCGGCGGCATCGTCGCGCTCAATCGGGAGTGTGACGCCAAAACTGCCGAATTGGTCATCGACTCCTTTAAAGAGGTCGTCGTCGCACCCGGGTACACCGACGACGCCCTCGAGGTGCTCTTCGAGAAAGACAATCTCCGAGTACTCGATGTTGGCGAGTTAGGTGAGCGCACGGAACGCTTTACCGAGAAGCCCCTCGTCGGCGGCCGACTCGTTCAGGAACGCGACCTGCAGTCAATTTCGGTCGACGACCTCGAGGTCGTCACCGAGCGCGAGCCAAGCGACGAGGAACTCGAGTCGATGGTCTTCGCCTGGCAGACGCTCAAACACGTGAAATCGAACGGCATCCTCTTCGCAGACGGAACGGAGACGGTCGGCGTCGGGATGGGACAAGTCTCTCGAGTCGACGCGGTTCGCCTCGCGGCGATGAAAGCGGACGAACACGCCGAAGGCAAGGACGCCGAGGGTGCGGTCATGGCCTCGGATGCGTTCTTCCCGTTCCCGGACGGGATCGAAGAGGCTGCGAAGGCTGGTATCGAGGCCGTCGTCCAGCCCGGCGGGTCGGTCAACGACGACGACGTGATCGAGGCGGCAGACGAACACGATATTGCGATGGCGTTTACGGGCCAGCGGTCGTTCCGTCACGATTAA
- the carA gene encoding glutamine-hydrolyzing carbamoyl-phosphate synthase small subunit has product MTAAYVALEGGHVLEARGRAPGTARGELVFTTAYTGYEESLTDPSYEEQILTFSYPLIGNYGVREERFESDRVHPRAVLAKELTEDVADWLASEGVPAVDRLDTRDVVTDIRDSGAMKCGIAVGEDVTEEDALAELEACKAMSEHTEIGEQVSVDEQTTYGADNDGETVALVDCGAKGSIVDSLLARNATVHVLPHDASAHDVDALEPDVLFISNGPGDPANYENAIDLVQNFAEETPVAGICLGQQIVAEALGGATEKMTFGHRGVNQPVLDLESGQVVMTTQNHGYTVAEPGDHLEVTQINVNDDTPEGLDGVDYDIITRQYHPEANPGPEDTLDFFDDVLAMADARATTAVPADD; this is encoded by the coding sequence ATGACAGCTGCCTACGTTGCACTGGAGGGTGGCCACGTACTCGAGGCGCGTGGTCGTGCTCCGGGAACGGCTCGTGGCGAACTCGTTTTCACGACGGCGTACACCGGATACGAAGAAAGTCTCACCGATCCATCCTACGAGGAGCAGATCCTGACCTTCTCGTACCCACTGATCGGGAACTACGGCGTCCGAGAGGAACGATTCGAGTCCGACCGCGTCCACCCACGAGCCGTCCTCGCGAAGGAACTCACCGAGGACGTCGCCGACTGGCTCGCGAGCGAGGGCGTTCCGGCAGTCGACCGTCTCGACACCCGAGACGTCGTCACCGACATCCGCGACAGCGGCGCGATGAAGTGCGGAATCGCCGTCGGCGAGGACGTCACCGAAGAAGATGCACTCGCCGAACTCGAGGCCTGTAAGGCCATGAGCGAGCACACGGAGATCGGCGAACAGGTCAGCGTCGACGAACAGACGACCTACGGAGCGGACAACGACGGCGAGACCGTCGCACTGGTCGACTGCGGTGCGAAGGGATCGATCGTCGACTCGCTGCTCGCTCGCAACGCGACGGTTCACGTCCTCCCACACGACGCGAGCGCCCACGATGTCGACGCGCTCGAGCCGGACGTGCTCTTCATCTCGAACGGCCCCGGCGATCCGGCGAACTACGAGAACGCGATCGACCTCGTCCAGAACTTCGCCGAAGAGACGCCCGTCGCCGGCATCTGCCTCGGCCAGCAGATCGTCGCCGAAGCCCTCGGCGGCGCCACTGAAAAGATGACCTTCGGTCACCGCGGCGTCAACCAACCCGTCCTCGACTTAGAGTCCGGGCAGGTCGTCATGACGACCCAGAACCACGGCTACACCGTCGCCGAACCCGGTGACCACCTCGAGGTCACCCAGATCAACGTCAACGATGACACGCCGGAAGGCCTCGACGGCGTCGACTACGACATCATCACGCGTCAGTACCACCCCGAAGCCAACCCCGGCCCAGAGGACACCCTCGACTTCTTCGACGACGTCCTCGCGATGGCCGACGCTCGAGCGACGACTGCCGTTCCCGCCGACGACTGA
- a CDS encoding Lrp/AsnC family transcriptional regulator produces MDDLDRQILDMLRRDARTPYTEIADEVGTSEGTVRNRVEGMMDDDVIERFTITTRTGNVQAMLEISVAVDVDTKAVSERMAEWEEVDLVWMVSGEQDIVLVVDAADTRGVNDLITKARDQEEVVSTKTRLILEKQLG; encoded by the coding sequence ATGGACGATCTGGACCGACAGATCCTCGATATGCTCCGGCGAGACGCGCGAACGCCATACACCGAAATCGCCGACGAGGTCGGAACGAGCGAGGGGACTGTCCGCAACCGCGTCGAAGGAATGATGGACGACGACGTCATCGAACGGTTTACGATTACCACGCGGACGGGCAACGTACAGGCGATGCTCGAGATCAGCGTGGCAGTCGATGTCGATACCAAGGCCGTCTCCGAGCGGATGGCCGAGTGGGAAGAAGTCGACCTCGTCTGGATGGTTTCGGGGGAACAGGACATCGTGCTCGTCGTCGACGCGGCGGACACGCGCGGGGTCAACGACCTGATCACCAAAGCCCGCGATCAAGAGGAGGTCGTGAGCACGAAAACGCGACTAATCCTCGAGAAACAACTCGGTTGA
- a CDS encoding GNAT family N-acetyltransferase — protein MAQHASGSTHSKRDETTGRTVQTMTDDQSGLTVNVIDTVAMKDRSRWNDLVERSELGTVFHRYEWLQAVENALNYPARHIVVEKDTNPIGLFPNFVAEIPKTPFYRLTSIYPGFGGPLMTTDVTESLSTVLDVVPQLCDNRTIVHEIRACNTNFLRYNDFLEAEGYDSSRVGGRFVVNLEKGYDTIFEEMDSSKRRAIRRGRETDHEIVEADLSQVNLERFYKKYEQHMKSVGGIVYPFEFFEELAAMEDRILLLMLYVEGEYAGGFLELLNDEQDVVHGFFAGVPSESFQYHASELLYDYLFQWAIDEGYEKYDFGGGGADFEDGAFQFKEEFGGELVPNIYWERGTGPTWKLVETGRSLYNRYNRETDSS, from the coding sequence ATGGCCCAGCACGCTAGTGGAAGTACGCACTCGAAACGCGACGAAACGACTGGGAGAACCGTCCAGACGATGACGGACGACCAATCGGGCCTGACGGTAAACGTCATCGACACGGTGGCGATGAAAGATCGGTCCCGATGGAACGACCTCGTCGAGCGTTCCGAACTCGGAACGGTGTTCCATCGCTACGAGTGGCTCCAGGCCGTCGAAAACGCGCTCAACTATCCGGCCAGACACATCGTGGTCGAGAAGGATACGAATCCGATCGGTCTCTTTCCGAATTTCGTCGCCGAGATACCGAAAACACCGTTTTACCGACTCACGTCGATCTATCCCGGATTCGGTGGCCCCTTGATGACGACCGACGTCACCGAGTCGCTCTCGACCGTCCTCGACGTAGTCCCCCAACTCTGTGACAACCGAACGATCGTCCACGAGATTAGGGCCTGCAACACGAACTTCCTCCGGTACAACGACTTCCTCGAGGCCGAGGGCTACGACTCGAGTCGCGTCGGTGGCCGCTTCGTCGTGAACCTCGAGAAAGGCTACGACACGATTTTCGAGGAGATGGACAGCTCTAAGCGGCGGGCGATCAGACGTGGGCGGGAAACCGACCACGAAATCGTCGAGGCAGATCTCTCACAGGTCAATCTGGAGCGCTTCTACAAGAAGTACGAACAGCACATGAAAAGCGTCGGTGGGATCGTCTACCCCTTCGAGTTCTTCGAGGAACTCGCCGCTATGGAGGATCGGATTTTGCTGTTGATGCTCTACGTCGAGGGCGAGTACGCCGGCGGCTTCCTCGAACTACTCAACGACGAACAGGACGTCGTCCACGGCTTCTTCGCCGGCGTCCCCTCCGAGTCATTCCAGTATCACGCCTCGGAACTGCTCTACGACTACTTATTCCAGTGGGCAATCGACGAGGGCTACGAAAAGTACGACTTCGGCGGTGGCGGTGCGGATTTCGAAGACGGTGCGTTCCAGTTCAAAGAGGAGTTCGGCGGCGAACTCGTCCCGAACATCTATTGGGAACGGGGCACTGGACCGACCTGGAAACTCGTCGAAACCGGGAGATCGCTGTACAACCGATACAACCGGGAGACGGACTCGAGTTGA